Proteins encoded by one window of Chondromyces crocatus:
- a CDS encoding winged helix-turn-helix domain-containing protein, producing MRASPPERLSLAAARRIALHAQGFADPRPTGRVDRRHVRRVVERLGVIQLDSVNVLTRSHFLPFFSRLGPYPSHAIAELAEDRRELFEYWAHEASLLPVDLYPLFRWRMERAGQEAWGRMKTLGRERPDFVRAVLDEVTTRGPLPASELSDAGHRPKAGMWSWSDGKTALEWLFWSGQITAAGRRPSFERLYDLPERVLPPLVLTTPVPDPHAAQRSLLLRAARALGVATARDLADYFRIRPPEARPRLAELVELGSLHEVDVEGFGETAYLHPEARAPRRVEASALLSPFDSLVWERNRTERLFGMRLRLEIYTPAEKRVHGYYVLPFLLGETLVARVDLKADRTASTLRVQGAFAEAGHARPEVAAALARELRAMADWLTLERIIIASRGDLARLLARSVRSV from the coding sequence GTGCGCGCCTCCCCACCGGAACGTCTCTCTCTCGCCGCGGCCCGACGCATCGCCCTGCATGCCCAAGGCTTCGCCGACCCGCGCCCCACCGGCCGCGTCGATCGCCGCCACGTCCGCCGCGTCGTGGAGCGCCTGGGCGTCATCCAGCTCGACTCCGTCAACGTGCTGACGCGCTCTCACTTCCTGCCCTTCTTCTCTCGCCTCGGCCCGTACCCGAGCCACGCCATCGCCGAGCTCGCCGAGGACCGCCGCGAGCTCTTCGAGTACTGGGCCCACGAAGCGTCGCTGCTGCCGGTCGACCTGTACCCCTTGTTCCGCTGGCGCATGGAGCGCGCTGGCCAGGAAGCCTGGGGGCGAATGAAGACCCTCGGGCGCGAGCGCCCCGACTTCGTCCGCGCCGTGCTCGACGAGGTCACCACCCGCGGCCCCCTCCCCGCGAGCGAACTCTCCGACGCAGGCCACCGACCGAAGGCCGGCATGTGGAGCTGGAGCGACGGCAAGACCGCGCTCGAGTGGCTGTTCTGGAGCGGCCAGATCACCGCTGCCGGCCGCAGGCCGAGCTTCGAGCGGCTCTACGACCTCCCCGAACGCGTCCTGCCTCCTCTCGTGCTCACCACCCCGGTTCCCGACCCCCACGCGGCCCAGCGCAGCCTGCTCCTGCGCGCCGCGCGTGCCCTCGGCGTGGCGACCGCACGCGACCTCGCCGACTACTTTCGCATCCGACCGCCCGAGGCCCGCCCCCGCCTTGCCGAACTCGTCGAGCTGGGCTCCCTCCACGAGGTCGACGTCGAAGGCTTCGGCGAGACCGCATACCTTCACCCCGAGGCGCGCGCCCCACGGCGGGTCGAGGCCAGCGCGCTGCTCTCGCCCTTCGACTCGCTCGTCTGGGAGCGCAACCGCACCGAGCGCCTCTTCGGCATGCGCCTCCGCCTGGAGATCTACACGCCCGCCGAGAAGCGCGTCCACGGCTACTACGTCCTGCCGTTCCTGCTCGGTGAAACCCTGGTGGCGCGCGTCGATCTCAAAGCGGACCGCACCGCGTCGACCCTCCGCGTTCAGGGCGCGTTCGCCGAGGCTGGCCACGCACGCCCGGAGGTCGCCGCCGCCCTCGCCCGCGAGCTGCGCGCCATGGCCGACTGGCTGACGCTCGAACGGATCATCATCGCCTCGCGCGGAGATCTCGCCCGACTCCTCGCCCGCTCCGTACGCTCTGTCTGA
- a CDS encoding HD domain-containing protein, translating to MPERPDLVVPFIAQDLASPTLVSPCVVSPADIFAAIEVEARRFAEERHAAQRYGEHPYTFHLEKVRAVLTELDYHGHLGIAAWLHDVVEDTTTTCDEIATRFGAEVAGLVWAVTGVGPTRKARNAAMYEKIRRTPDAAILKLADRIANVEASRTRPDKRRMYRDEAPDFERALVGLGDPRQWTRLRLALESPTVPTEG from the coding sequence GTGCCCGAGCGACCCGACCTCGTCGTCCCCTTCATCGCGCAAGACCTCGCGAGCCCGACGCTCGTGTCCCCCTGCGTGGTGAGTCCTGCGGACATCTTCGCCGCCATCGAGGTGGAAGCGCGCCGCTTCGCCGAAGAACGCCACGCAGCCCAGCGCTACGGCGAGCACCCGTACACCTTCCACCTCGAGAAGGTCCGCGCCGTTCTCACGGAGCTCGACTACCACGGCCACCTCGGCATCGCCGCCTGGCTGCACGACGTCGTCGAGGACACCACCACCACCTGCGATGAGATCGCCACGCGCTTCGGCGCCGAGGTCGCAGGCCTGGTCTGGGCCGTCACTGGCGTCGGTCCCACCAGGAAAGCCCGCAACGCCGCGATGTACGAGAAGATCCGGCGCACCCCCGACGCCGCCATCCTCAAGCTCGCCGACCGCATCGCCAACGTCGAGGCCTCCCGCACCCGCCCCGACAAGCGCCGCATGTACCGCGACGAGGCCCCCGACTTCGAGCGCGCGCTCGTGGGCCTGGGCGACCCGCGCCAGTGGACCCGCCTGCGGCTCGCCCTGGAGAGCCCCACCGTGCCCACCGAGGGGTGA
- a CDS encoding NFACT RNA binding domain-containing protein: MGSKGRPYRTVNVEGFEILIGRGDEDNDHLTFDVAEPQDLWLHVAGGTPGSHVVVRNPERGEVPRAVVEIAAAAAAWYSKARAAAKVEVHVCRAADVSKPRGAPAGLVSLARYKSVRVRPAVPGSDADETP; the protein is encoded by the coding sequence GTGGGCAGCAAGGGACGACCTTACCGCACCGTGAACGTGGAGGGCTTCGAGATCCTCATCGGCCGCGGCGACGAGGACAACGATCATCTCACCTTCGACGTGGCAGAGCCCCAGGATCTCTGGCTCCACGTGGCGGGAGGCACCCCGGGGAGCCATGTCGTCGTCCGCAACCCCGAGCGGGGTGAGGTGCCTCGCGCGGTCGTCGAGATCGCAGCGGCAGCGGCGGCCTGGTACTCGAAAGCCCGCGCCGCAGCGAAGGTGGAGGTCCACGTGTGCAGGGCGGCCGACGTCTCGAAGCCGCGCGGCGCGCCAGCCGGCCTCGTCTCCCTCGCGCGGTACAAGAGTGTCCGCGTTCGTCCCGCGGTGCCGGGATCGGACGCCGACGAGACGCCCTGA
- a CDS encoding nuclear transport factor 2 family protein has protein sequence MAAIADVCELVARFTGALTDYDMEGLRALFARDADLLFYGTQANLHLRGWPALESAFMRQFDALAELRVSIDPDTLVVLELAGGRAACVGSPSLRFQARAGEKVLDHRNIRVTAVAEHRDEAWVFVQMHWSTAGQEVVVEQEGDGSTAAEA, from the coding sequence ATGGCAGCGATCGCCGACGTTTGTGAGCTCGTGGCGCGTTTCACGGGAGCGCTCACCGATTACGACATGGAGGGTCTGCGCGCGCTCTTCGCGCGGGACGCCGATCTGCTGTTCTACGGGACGCAGGCCAACCTGCACCTCCGGGGCTGGCCCGCTCTCGAATCCGCATTCATGCGGCAGTTCGATGCCCTCGCCGAGCTGCGCGTGTCCATCGACCCCGACACGCTGGTCGTCCTGGAGCTGGCCGGAGGGCGAGCTGCTTGCGTCGGCTCGCCCTCGCTGCGCTTCCAGGCCAGGGCCGGCGAGAAGGTGCTCGATCATCGGAACATCCGCGTCACGGCGGTTGCAGAGCATCGGGACGAGGCGTGGGTGTTCGTGCAGATGCACTGGTCCACGGCCGGGCAAGAGGTGGTCGTCGAGCAGGAGGGGGATGGCTCGACGGCCGCAGAAGCATGA